Proteins encoded together in one Lepisosteus oculatus isolate fLepOcu1 chromosome 2, fLepOcu1.hap2, whole genome shotgun sequence window:
- the slc22a3 gene encoding solute carrier family 22 member 3: protein MPTFDELLVSIGDFGPYQKRISLLGCLPVTLFAFVLVGIVFYGYTPEHWCQNPEVQELKEKCGWSYEDLKNYTVPRTDKGTFRQCERFNVDWNSTDLTCQRPLALSSANYSQQILITTCDRDWEFDRSYTTVVTEFSLVCADSWKADLNQAFLTGGFFLGALVTGYIADRFGRKLCFLISMFGLGVSGVSIAFSSNYAMLLVLRVFQGFFAKGAWTASYVLVIEFFGSNNRKFVSVVSRSLYSTGMAILPGVSYFTQSWKTLQLTMTVPIFLFLFYYWLIPESPRWLLSQKKTKEAMKIAKDIAKYNGKSLHEKHTEIQILEEKPEQVNKPSVMDLFRTPQMRKQTFILIYAWFTSAVVFQGLVMRIGITGGNRFLDFFISAIVELPTGLIFYLAVDRIGRRPLLAISNFFGGAACLTVTFIPNDFNWAKRTIVIIGRLAIAIGYETVNFANTELYPTPLRNLGASICSSSSDVGGVVAPFLLFRLASIWLELPLLLYGVMCLIYSVVVMLLPETKGIDLPETIEEVEALGRGSRCRFITKNKKPQNSVI from the exons ATGCCCACATTTGATGAATTGTTAGTGAGCATAGGAGATTTTGGGCCATATCAGAAAAGGATTTCCCTTTTAGGGTGCCTTCCAGTGACTCTCTTTGCTTTTGTACTTGTTGGGATTGTTTTCTATGGATACACTCCAGAACACTGGTGTCAGAATCCTGAAGTGCAAGAActgaaagaaaagtgtggttGGTCCTATGAGGATCTGAAAAACTACACAGTCCCACGAACTGACAAGGGGACCTTCAGACAGTGTGAGAGGTTCAATGTGGACTGGAACAGCACTGATCTCACCTGCCAAAGACCTCTCGCACTGTCCTCTGCTAACTACTCACAGCAAATTCTCATCACTACATGCGACAGGGACTGGGAGTTTGACAGATCATATACTACAGTTGTGACTGAG tTCTCATTGGTGTGTGCAGATTCTTGGAAAGCTGATCTGAACCAAGCTTTTCTAACAGGGGGATTTTTCCTTGGAGCTTTGGTCACAGGCTATATCGCAGATAG ATTTGGGCGAAAACTGTGTTTTCTTATCTCCATGTTTGGGTTAGGTGTCTCTGGAGTGAGCATTGCATTTTCCTCAAACTATGCAATGCTATTGGTATTACGCGTGTTCCAGGGTTTTTTTGCAAAGGGAGCATGGACGGCTTCATATGTGCTTG TGATAGAATTTTTTGGATCAAATAACCGGAAATTTGTATCTGTTGTATCTCGGAGTTTGTACTCAACAGGGATGGCCATTCTTCCTGGAGTATCCTATTTTACTCAGTCATGGAAGACTCTTCAGCTCACCATGACAGTTccaatttttctctttttattctattactg GTTAATTCCTGAATCTCCTCGTTGGCTgttatcacaaaaaaaaactaaagaagcCATGAAAATTGCAAAAGACATTGCAAAGTACAATGGAAAATCACTTCATGAAAAGCAcactgag ATACAGATTTTGGAGGAGAAACCTGAACAAGTCAATAAACCTTCAGTTATGGATTTATTCAGGACCCCACAAATGAGAAaacaaacattcattttaatatatgcCTG GTTTACTAGTGCTGTGGTTTTCCAAGGTCTAGTCATGCGTATTGGAATCACAGGAGGCAACaggtttcttgatttttttatctCAGCAATTGTGGAGCTGCCTACtggtttaatattttatctggcTGTAGACCGAATTGGTCGGCGTCCTCTGCTTGCAATTTCTAACTTTTTTGGAGGAGCTGCATGCTTAACAGTCACCTTTATTCCAAACG attttaactGGGCCAAAAGAACAATTGTAATAATTGGGAGACTTGCAATAGCAATAGGATATGAGACAGTAAACTTTGCAAACACTGAACTGTATCCCACGCCACTAAG aaaCCTTGGAGCCTCAATATGCTCCTCGTCCAGTGATGTGGGAGGAGTTGTTGCACCTTTCTTGCTCTTTAGATTAGCAAGCATATGGCTAGAGCTTCCTCTCTTGTTGTATg GAGTCATGTGTTTGATCTATAGTGTTGTGGTTATGCTTTTACCTGAAACAAAAGGCATTGATCTACCAGAAACTATTGAGGAAGTTGAGGCTCTCGGAAG